A genomic region of bacterium contains the following coding sequences:
- a CDS encoding YifB family Mg chelatase-like AAA ATPase — translation MYSQVYSSALWGISAKPVRVEIDVSRGLPGFCIVGLPDTAVKESRDRVVAALKNSQLDLPPRRITVNLAPAHLRKEGPAYDLPIALALLGALGQIPLPALEEHLIFGELSLDGRVCPVRGALSLISATQSARLSKVMLPRGNAPEAGVLEHLTIFPMDTLLDAVDYLSGRTTPTPFTVNTAQLFQNANQYTVDFSEVRSQAHAKRALEVAACGGHNVLMIGPPGSGKTMLTQRLPTILPELTLPEALETTRIYSISGLLSHEHTLMTSRPFRSPHHTVSDVALIGGGTFPRPGEVSLAHNGVLFLDELSEFSKNALEVLRQPLENQEVTISRTAAAITYPARFMLIAAMNPCPCGFFTDPAKECLCTPTQIQRYLGKISGPLLDRFDIHLEVPAVKYQELAGTQDPEPSQIIRERVVQGRKNQKQRFQELPGLYLNSQLSPRLMRHYCRLGSESHALLKNAIEHLNLSARAYHRVIKVARTIADLEGSADILPEYVGEAIQYRTLDKRYWGQMHTAMR, via the coding sequence ATGTATTCACAGGTCTATAGCAGCGCCCTCTGGGGCATCTCAGCCAAACCCGTCCGGGTGGAAATCGATGTCAGCCGCGGATTACCGGGATTTTGTATTGTCGGTCTCCCGGATACCGCAGTCAAGGAAAGCCGCGACCGCGTTGTCGCCGCCTTGAAAAATTCGCAGCTTGATTTACCGCCGCGCCGTATCACGGTCAACTTAGCCCCGGCGCATCTCCGTAAAGAAGGTCCGGCATACGATCTCCCGATTGCTTTGGCCTTGTTGGGTGCCTTGGGACAAATCCCGCTGCCGGCGCTGGAAGAACACCTCATCTTCGGTGAACTCTCCTTGGACGGCCGGGTCTGTCCGGTGCGCGGTGCGCTCTCGCTTATTTCCGCAACGCAGTCAGCCCGCTTGTCGAAGGTCATGCTTCCCCGGGGCAATGCCCCGGAAGCCGGTGTCCTTGAACATCTTACTATTTTCCCCATGGATACACTGCTGGATGCGGTTGACTATCTTTCCGGAAGAACCACCCCTACACCCTTCACGGTCAATACCGCGCAACTTTTCCAGAACGCCAATCAGTACACCGTGGATTTTTCAGAAGTCCGCAGCCAGGCGCATGCCAAACGCGCTTTGGAGGTCGCAGCGTGCGGGGGACACAACGTACTGATGATCGGTCCCCCTGGCAGCGGCAAGACTATGCTCACCCAGCGCCTGCCTACCATCCTGCCGGAACTGACGCTTCCGGAGGCACTGGAAACCACCCGCATTTATAGTATTAGCGGTCTGCTCTCTCACGAGCATACCCTGATGACTTCACGCCCCTTTCGTTCCCCCCATCATACTGTCAGCGATGTCGCCTTAATCGGCGGCGGCACTTTCCCGCGACCGGGCGAGGTTTCATTGGCACACAATGGTGTTCTGTTCTTAGATGAGCTCTCGGAGTTCTCAAAAAATGCCCTGGAAGTACTCCGGCAGCCGCTGGAAAACCAGGAAGTCACCATCTCCCGTACTGCGGCGGCAATTACCTATCCTGCCCGCTTCATGTTGATCGCGGCCATGAATCCCTGTCCCTGCGGTTTTTTCACAGACCCGGCCAAAGAGTGTCTTTGCACACCGACACAGATTCAGCGCTATCTCGGAAAAATTTCCGGACCTCTGCTTGACCGTTTTGATATCCATCTTGAAGTCCCGGCAGTTAAATACCAAGAGCTTGCCGGTACACAGGATCCCGAACCTTCTCAGATAATTCGCGAACGGGTTGTACAGGGACGAAAAAACCAGAAACAACGTTTCCAGGAACTGCCCGGACTTTATTTGAATTCCCAACTCAGTCCCCGCCTGATGCGGCACTATTGCCGTCTGGGAAGCGAGAGCCATGCCCTGCTCAAAAACGCCATTGAGCACCTCAATCTCTCCGCCCGTGCCTATCACCGGGTCATCAAGGTGGCGCGTACCATTGCCGATCTGGAGGGGTCCGCCGATATTTTGCCGGAGTATGTGGGTGAGGCTATCCAGTACCGGACATTGGACAAACGCTATTGGGGGCAGATGCATACCGCAATGCGCTAA